Proteins from one Sander lucioperca isolate FBNREF2018 chromosome 16, SLUC_FBN_1.2, whole genome shotgun sequence genomic window:
- the nup42 gene encoding nucleoporin NUP42: MTVCNFFLQGRCRYGDKCWNEHPTGGNRGGGGGYNSNNRSSAQHRGGGGGGGFGNRVWVNPSQQKGGYIQPSSFSSHGTEEWGRGGGGGGGADWGRGGGGGSGGADWGRGGGGNDWGRGGGGNDWGRGGGGGGGGNDWGRGGGGGGRRENMKSSEFDYSSQNKFSPLGTPSTFDRGGRGGVQQVPAGEEDDDKKLEIIQMDMDIWESSGQWGFSCYSSFKTSLSGFTDLSPEELRLEYYSTRASGDLQSYVNGINQLLNQWRSRIQELKVMNPATRTALLAEINNPAPQASSSGFGSAAATGFGFSTSSLESKGFGAPAPAQANTFSFAAPSGGFGSSTAPSSTGFGSALAAPTQPPSGFGSSTAASSALSASSFSFAAPTTDKPAATSGFGTASGFSSTLNTGGGFGSGFGAEAPAAAGSGSSFGRASGGFGTTPAPPAAGAGSADRALDSLFSHESNMTPEELNQFKAKRFTLGQIPLKPPPANMLVV; this comes from the exons ATGACAGTGTGCAATTTCTTTCTTCAGGGCCGTTGTCGTTACGGCGACAAATGTTGGAATGAGCACCCGACCGGAGGAaacagaggaggaggtggaggataCAACAGCAACAACCGCTCTTCTGCTCAGCatcgaggaggaggaggaggaggag GGTTTGGAAACAGAGTTTGGGTGAATCCTTCCCAGCAAAAAGGAGGCTATATCCAGCCTTCATCTTTCTCCTCTCATGGAACTGAGGAGTGGGGtcggggaggagggggaggcggTGGAGCTGACTggggccgaggaggaggagggggaagtGGTGGAGCTGACTggggccgaggaggaggagggaatgactggggccgaggaggaggagggaatgactggggccgaggaggaggaggaggggggggggggaatgactGGGGccgaggaggaggtggtggagggagaagagagaaCATGAAGAGCTCCGAATTCGACTACTCTTCTCAAAACAAATTTTCACCCCTTGGTACTCCCAGTACCTTTGacaggggaggaagaggaggagtacAACAGGTGCCAGCTGGTGAGGAAGATGATGACAAAAAACT GGAGATCATTCAGATGGACATGGATATTTGGGAGAGTTCAGGGCAGTGGGGCTTCTCGTGTTATTCTAGCTTCAAGACATCTTTATCTG GTTTCACTGATCTCTCTCCCGAAGAGCTCAGGCTGGAGTATTACTCTACAAGAGCTTCAGGAGATCTGCAGAGCTAT GTCAATGGTATCAATCAGTTGCTCAACCAGTGGAGAAGCAGAATCCAGGAACTGAAGGTTATGAATCCAGCCACCCGCACAGCtttg CTTGCAGAGATAAACAACCCAGCACCTCAGGCATCTTCAAGTGGCTTTGGTTCTGCAGCAGCGACTGGATTTGGATTCTCTACATCCAGCTTGGAAAGCAAAG GCTTTGGGGCTCCAGCACCAGCCCAGGCCAACACTTTCAGCTTTGCTGCTCCAAGTGGTGGATTTGGTTCCTCAACGGCACCATCCTCAACAGGTTTTGGCAGTGCCTTAGCAGCTCCGACACAACCTCCCTCTGGGTTTGGTTCCTCCACTGCAGCCTCCTCCGCtctttctgcttcttctttCTCCTTTGCTGCTCCGACCACCGACAAGCCAGCAGCCACTTCAGGATTTGGCACTGCCTCGGGGTTCTCCTCGACATTAAACACCGGCGGAGGATTTGGGAGCGGTTTCGGTGCTGAAGCACCTGCTGCAGCAGGAAGTGGCAGTAGTTTTGGACGGGCGAGTGGAGGGTTTGGGACGACCCCTGCTCCACCTGCAGCAGGAGCCGGGTCTGCTGATCGGGCATTGGACAGTCTTTTTTCACACGAGAGCAATATGACTCCAGAGGAACTTAATCAGTTCAAGGCTAAGAGGTTCACTCTCGGCCAGATTCCTTTAAAGCCTCCCCCAGCTAACATGCTAGTGGTGTGA